CGGAAGAAGGTCTGCACCGGGCTTTCGAAGCGCACCGCTTCCTCGAACGCGTTGCGCGCGAGCGTGAGATCGGCGCGCAAGCGCTGCCACTGCTCGGAGAAGCGCGCCAGGCAATAGACGGCGGCGCCGATGCCGTTGACGGTGGTATCAAGGCCGGCCGACAGCAGCGAGCGAACCAGCAACGGCGCTTCGGTAGCCGTGATGGCCCCCTCGTCGACATGAGCATGAATGCAGGCGCCGATGCCGCCGGGCGTGAGATTGTCCCGCTGGCACTGATCGGTGACATAGGCCTGGTGCGGCGCCGAGCGCGCAATCGCCTCCTGCCGGAGCTGATTCGGCGGACCGAAGGCGTTGAACACGAGGCTTGCATAAGGAATGAGATGCTCGCGCCCTTCGGGCTTCAGGCCGAGCGCATCCGGGAAGATCGAGAGCGGATAAGCCTCTGCGAGATCGGTGATCGCGTCAAAACAGCGCATCTGCAGCAGGGCATCCACGCGGTCCTCGGCTGCAGCCGCAAAACGATCGCGCAGCCCCTTCATCACGGTCGGGGACAGCACCTTTGACAGCACCGCGCGGGTGCGGGTGTGTTCGGGCGGATCGGCCTCGAGGATCAGGCTCGGCGGACGCCACGGCTTTTCCTTCTTGAAGTCGGACAGGCCGACGCCGCGGCTGGAGCAGAAAGTCGCGGGATCGTTCAGCACGGCATGGACCTCGGCATGGCGCGCCACGCCATAGAGCTTCCACTTGTCGAGATAGACGACCGGCCCGGTCTCCCGCAGCAGTTCATGCGTGGGATACGGGTCGGCAAAGAAGTCCATGTCGAAAGGGTCGACGCCGAGATGCGGGACGCCGGATGCGGTCGAGCCGGATGCGCTCATGAAGGTCCTCCCTCATTTTGATCTTGTGAAAGGGCAGCGCTTGCCCTTAGGTCATCAGCCACGCCGCGAGACAGAATCCCGCTATGCCGCCGTCGACCAGATCCCGCCAAAAGCCTGCGCCTGCCGACGTCGGGCCGACGCTCGATCTCGACCGTTACGTACCGGCCTTCATCACCTTCATCGCCAACAAGCTGTCGAACAGCGCGACCGCGTTCTATCAGAAGCAGTTCGGCGTCAACGTCACGGAATGGCGGATCATGTCGCTGCTGGCGATCGAGCCCGGCATTCCCGCCTCGCGCATCTGCCACGTCATCGGCTTCGACAAGGGCCCGGTGAGCCGCACGCTCGCCGGACTGGAGAAGCGCGGCCATGTGTCGATCCGGACCGATCCCAATGACGGCCGCACTCATTCGATCTCGCTGACTGCGAAGGGTCGCGCCACCCATGACAAGGTGATCGTCGCCGCCTTCGAGCGCGAGCGGCGGCTGCTGTCGTGTCTGAGCAGGGACGAACGCGAGGTACTGATCGATTTGTTGCGCCGGCTGCACGAAAATCTCGGCGCGGTGACGGGCAGCGATAGCTGAGCCGCCGCGCTGCGTGATCCGTCCGACTTTCATTGGAGCATGCGCCAGCGTTTGCCGGCGGCACCGTTCCTGCCAGACATGGCTCCTCCCCGAACGGGCTCAGCGGTTATCCCGCAGTCACCCTGCCTGTGAAGGATTCGCACAAATTAGTTGCTTAGGCAACAAAAAGAAGGTGTGCGAGGTGAGTCAGCAATGGTGGCTTATTCAAAAGGAAGCGCGAGCCAAATCGAGCAAGGTCTTCGACCGTC
The genomic region above belongs to Bradyrhizobium sp. CCBAU 53338 and contains:
- a CDS encoding cytochrome P450, with the protein product MSASGSTASGVPHLGVDPFDMDFFADPYPTHELLRETGPVVYLDKWKLYGVARHAEVHAVLNDPATFCSSRGVGLSDFKKEKPWRPPSLILEADPPEHTRTRAVLSKVLSPTVMKGLRDRFAAAAEDRVDALLQMRCFDAITDLAEAYPLSIFPDALGLKPEGREHLIPYASLVFNAFGPPNQLRQEAIARSAPHQAYVTDQCQRDNLTPGGIGACIHAHVDEGAITATEAPLLVRSLLSAGLDTTVNGIGAAVYCLARFSEQWQRLRADLTLARNAFEEAVRFESPVQTFFRTTTREVELSGATIGEGEKVLMFLAAANRDPRRWDRPDSYDITRRTSGHVGYGSGIHMCVGQLVARLEGETMLSALARRVASIEITGEPKRRFNNTLRGLDSLPVTITAA
- a CDS encoding MarR family winged helix-turn-helix transcriptional regulator, translated to MPPSTRSRQKPAPADVGPTLDLDRYVPAFITFIANKLSNSATAFYQKQFGVNVTEWRIMSLLAIEPGIPASRICHVIGFDKGPVSRTLAGLEKRGHVSIRTDPNDGRTHSISLTAKGRATHDKVIVAAFERERRLLSCLSRDEREVLIDLLRRLHENLGAVTGSDS